One window from the genome of Mucilaginibacter ginsenosidivorans encodes:
- a CDS encoding glycoside hydrolase family 30 protein — translation MKRPIKAACFAVVAAGILMSAASAQQKAPFSLKNKSVKVYVTEKGTDNRMTKTGTLNFEAKPQPVETEVAVFVDPSKTFQTMLGIGGALTDASAETFYKLPKDKQKEILTAYYDKTKGIGYTFGRTNIQSCDFSSDTYSYVKDGDKALKTFDISHDKKYRIPFIKEVIAAAGGKLTMFVSPWSPPGWMKTNNDVLHGGTLKKGFDQSWANFYIKFINAYEKQGIPIWGLTVQNEPMATQTWESCLYTAEEERDFVKNFLGPTLQKSGMAGKKLIVWDHNRDLMYQRVSTILEDPAAAKYVWGVGYHWYETWTGAGMNFENERLVHQTFPSKNLVFTEGCAERYDATKLDDWSLGEKYGYSMINDFNAGTVAWTDWNVLLDEKGGPNHVGNFCFAPVHADTKTGAVTFTNSYYYIGHFSKFIKPGARRIASSASRDKLLTTAYMNPDGKIAVVVMNKNDEKIDYLLWIKGKAAKVTSAPHSIATLIVE, via the coding sequence ATGAAAAGACCTATCAAAGCCGCCTGCTTTGCTGTCGTTGCAGCGGGTATATTAATGAGCGCAGCGAGTGCCCAGCAAAAAGCGCCGTTCTCGCTCAAAAACAAGTCGGTGAAAGTTTATGTCACCGAAAAGGGTACAGATAACCGGATGACTAAGACCGGCACGCTCAATTTTGAGGCGAAGCCACAGCCTGTAGAAACCGAAGTAGCAGTTTTTGTCGATCCCTCAAAAACCTTCCAGACGATGCTGGGTATCGGCGGGGCGTTGACAGACGCCTCGGCGGAGACGTTTTATAAATTGCCCAAAGACAAGCAAAAGGAAATATTGACCGCCTATTATGATAAGACGAAAGGTATCGGATATACTTTCGGGCGTACCAATATCCAAAGCTGCGATTTCTCCAGCGATACCTACAGTTATGTAAAAGATGGCGACAAGGCCCTGAAAACCTTCGACATTAGCCATGATAAAAAATACCGCATTCCCTTCATTAAAGAAGTGATAGCGGCAGCAGGCGGCAAACTGACCATGTTTGTAAGCCCCTGGAGCCCGCCGGGCTGGATGAAAACGAATAATGACGTATTACACGGCGGCACGCTCAAAAAGGGATTTGACCAAAGCTGGGCAAATTTCTATATCAAATTCATTAACGCTTATGAGAAGCAAGGTATACCTATCTGGGGATTGACCGTGCAGAACGAGCCTATGGCTACTCAAACCTGGGAATCGTGCCTGTATACAGCAGAAGAAGAGCGGGATTTTGTGAAGAATTTCCTCGGTCCAACACTGCAAAAATCGGGTATGGCAGGCAAGAAGCTAATTGTTTGGGACCACAACCGCGACCTGATGTACCAGCGGGTAAGCACTATTCTGGAGGATCCCGCAGCGGCTAAATACGTTTGGGGCGTTGGCTACCACTGGTACGAGACCTGGACCGGCGCAGGAATGAATTTTGAAAACGAGCGCCTGGTTCATCAAACTTTCCCTTCAAAAAACCTGGTATTTACTGAAGGATGCGCCGAAAGATATGACGCGACGAAACTGGATGATTGGTCGTTGGGCGAGAAATACGGCTACTCGATGATCAACGACTTTAATGCAGGCACCGTGGCCTGGACCGACTGGAACGTATTACTGGATGAAAAAGGCGGGCCAAACCATGTGGGTAACTTCTGCTTTGCCCCTGTGCACGCCGATACCAAAACAGGCGCAGTTACTTTCACCAATTCGTACTATTACATCGGCCATTTTTCCAAATTCATTAAGCCGGGAGCAAGACGGATAGCCAGTTCGGCAAGTCGCGATAAATTGCTGACCACTGCTTACATGAACCCCGACGGGAAAATAGCCGTAGTGGTAATGAATAAAAACGACGAAAAGATAGATTATTTGCTTTGGATAAAAGGTAAGGCGGCGAAGGTGACCAGCGCCCCGCACTCCATAGCTACGCTGATAGTTGAGTAA
- a CDS encoding DUF779 domain-containing protein, giving the protein MENIPRILITPEAVDVLHKLRGRFGELMFHQSGGCCDGSQPMCFEKGEFKVGGNDVYLGDIDGCGFFMSRDQFEYWQHTQLTVDITPGRGSSFSLEIPMGLRFIIRSRLFDDDELARLIPVISGEEYLDRQATP; this is encoded by the coding sequence ATGGAAAATATTCCGAGGATATTGATCACACCCGAAGCGGTGGACGTGCTGCACAAATTACGGGGCCGGTTTGGCGAGCTGATGTTTCACCAGAGCGGCGGCTGTTGCGATGGCTCGCAGCCAATGTGCTTTGAAAAAGGCGAATTCAAGGTGGGTGGTAACGATGTTTACCTGGGTGATATTGATGGCTGCGGATTTTTCATGAGCCGCGACCAGTTTGAATACTGGCAGCATACCCAGCTTACGGTAGACATAACCCCGGGCCGGGGTTCCAGCTTTTCACTCGAAATACCCATGGGACTTAGGTTCATTATCCGTTCGCGGCTATTTGATGACGATGAATTGGCACGCTTGATACCTGTCATCAGCGGGGAAGAATACCTTGACCGCCAGGCTACCCCGTGA